From a single Micromonospora carbonacea genomic region:
- the manD gene encoding D-mannonate dehydratase ManD yields the protein MRIVDARVIVTCPGRNFVTLKIVTDEGVTGVGDATLNGRELAVEAYLREHVVPLLIGRDPARIEDTWQYLYQGAYWRRGPVTMSAVAAVDTALWDIKGKVAGLPVYQLLGGRSREGVTVYGHANGETVDEVLAEVARFVDLGYRAVRVQCGVPGLAKTYGVSADKMFYEPADAALPTETVWSTARYLAHTPDVFARVREEFGPTLRLLHDVHHRLTPIEAARLGRSLEPYALTWLEDPVPAEFQEGFRLIRQHTTTPIATGEVFNSVWDATTLIREQLIDYVRTTVVRAGGITHLRRIFDYAALHHVRSGSHGATDLSPVCLAAALHLDIAIPNFGLQEYMRHTEETDAVFPHGYHFADGYLHPAEAPGLGVDIDEEAAARYPYSPAYLPVNRLEDGTLHPW from the coding sequence GTGAGGATCGTCGACGCCCGGGTCATCGTGACCTGCCCGGGCCGCAACTTCGTCACCCTCAAGATCGTCACCGACGAGGGTGTCACCGGGGTCGGCGACGCCACCCTCAACGGCCGCGAGCTGGCCGTCGAGGCGTACCTGCGCGAGCACGTGGTGCCGCTGCTGATCGGGCGCGACCCGGCCCGGATCGAGGACACCTGGCAGTACCTCTACCAGGGGGCGTACTGGCGGCGCGGCCCGGTCACCATGAGCGCCGTCGCGGCGGTGGACACCGCGCTGTGGGACATCAAGGGCAAGGTCGCCGGCCTGCCGGTCTACCAGCTGCTCGGCGGCCGGTCCCGCGAGGGCGTCACCGTCTACGGCCACGCCAACGGCGAGACCGTGGACGAGGTGCTGGCCGAGGTGGCCCGCTTCGTCGACCTCGGCTACCGGGCGGTGCGCGTGCAGTGCGGCGTGCCGGGCCTGGCCAAGACGTACGGCGTCAGCGCCGACAAGATGTTCTACGAGCCGGCCGACGCGGCGCTGCCCACCGAGACGGTCTGGTCGACGGCCCGCTACCTGGCCCACACCCCCGACGTGTTCGCCCGGGTCCGCGAGGAGTTCGGCCCGACCCTGCGGCTGCTGCACGACGTGCACCACCGGCTCACCCCCATCGAGGCGGCCCGGCTCGGCCGCAGCCTGGAGCCGTACGCGCTGACCTGGCTGGAGGACCCGGTCCCCGCCGAGTTCCAGGAGGGCTTCCGGCTCATCCGGCAGCACACCACCACGCCGATCGCCACCGGCGAGGTGTTCAACTCCGTCTGGGACGCCACCACGCTCATCCGTGAGCAGCTCATCGACTACGTCCGCACCACCGTGGTCCGGGCCGGCGGCATCACCCACCTGCGGCGCATCTTCGACTACGCCGCGCTGCACCACGTGCGCAGCGGCTCGCACGGCGCGACCGACCTGTCGCCGGTCTGCCTGGCCGCCGCCCTGCACCTGGACATCGCGATCCCGAACTTCGGCCTCCAGGAGTACATGCGGCACACCGAGGAGACCGACGCGGTCTTCCCGCACGGCTACCACTTCGCCGACGGCTACCTGCACCCCGCCGAGGCCCCGGGGCTCGGGGTGGACATCGACGAGGAGGCCGCGGCCCGCTACCCCTACTCCCCGGCGTACCTGCCGGTCAACCGGCTGGAGGACGGCACCCTGCACCCCTGGTGA
- a CDS encoding acetylxylan esterase, with protein MPQFDLPLDQLRQYVPAVAEPADFDAFWRATLAAAAEHPVLGEVRPEPTHLRLVDTWDVTFAGYGGDPVRAWYTRPAGAAGPLPAVVEYVGYGRGRGLPHERLTWPVAGYAHLLMDARGQSGHYAAGDTPDPRAGAPGGPWPVTWGILAPENYYYRRLITDAVRAVQAARALPGVDPGRVVVAGNSQGGGLALAVAGLVDDLAALITTAPFLCHVQRAIEITDAEPYGEIARYLAADRTAEDAVRRTLSYVDGVAFARRAVAPAHFGVGLRDTVCPPSTVFAAHNQYGVANGRPGPPRRVMHVYPFNGHEGGEAVQVRRQLAWLAGVLAAPGDATGPATETTEETA; from the coding sequence ATGCCCCAGTTCGACCTGCCCCTCGACCAGCTCCGGCAGTACGTCCCCGCCGTGGCCGAGCCCGCCGACTTCGACGCCTTCTGGCGGGCCACCCTCGCGGCGGCGGCCGAGCACCCCGTGCTCGGCGAGGTCCGGCCCGAGCCGACCCACCTGCGCCTGGTCGACACCTGGGACGTCACGTTCGCCGGCTACGGCGGTGACCCGGTGCGGGCCTGGTACACCCGGCCCGCCGGGGCGGCCGGGCCGCTGCCCGCCGTCGTGGAGTACGTCGGCTACGGGCGCGGCCGGGGCCTGCCGCACGAGCGCCTCACCTGGCCGGTGGCCGGCTACGCGCACCTGCTGATGGACGCCCGGGGCCAGTCCGGCCACTACGCGGCCGGCGACACCCCCGACCCGCGCGCCGGCGCCCCGGGCGGCCCCTGGCCGGTGACCTGGGGCATCCTCGCGCCCGAGAACTACTACTACCGGCGGTTGATCACCGACGCCGTGCGGGCCGTGCAGGCGGCCCGCGCGCTGCCGGGCGTCGACCCCGGCCGGGTCGTCGTCGCCGGCAACAGCCAGGGCGGGGGGCTCGCCCTCGCGGTGGCGGGCCTCGTCGACGACCTGGCGGCCCTGATCACCACCGCGCCCTTCCTGTGCCACGTCCAGCGGGCCATCGAGATCACCGACGCCGAGCCGTACGGCGAGATCGCCCGCTACCTCGCCGCCGACCGGACGGCCGAGGACGCGGTGCGGCGCACCCTGTCCTACGTCGACGGCGTCGCCTTCGCCCGCCGGGCGGTCGCGCCCGCGCACTTCGGCGTCGGCCTGCGCGACACCGTGTGCCCGCCGAGCACCGTGTTCGCCGCCCACAACCAGTACGGCGTCGCCAACGGCCGGCCGGGGCCGCCGCGGCGGGTGATGCACGTCTACCCGTTCAACGGCCACGAGGGCGGGGAGGCGGTGCAGGTCCGCCGGCAGCTCGCGTGGCTCGCCGGGGTGCTCGCCGCGCCGGGCGACGCCACCGGCCCCGCCACCGAGACGACGGAGGAGACCGCGTGA
- a CDS encoding glycoside hydrolase family 3 N-terminal domain-containing protein has product MNSQLPVHDAEASPDAARWRDPRLSPTERADALLPLMSLEEKVAQLVGVWVGADASGEGVAPHQADMVDGELRWDDVIRHGLGQLTRPFGTAPVDPVAGARSLAASQAEIAAASRFGIPAQVHEECLTGFAAWRATVYPTPLGWGASFDPELVEQMAGHIGRSMRAAGVHQGLAPVLDVTRDYRWGRTEETIGEDPYLVGTTGAAYVRGLEAAGIVATLKHFAGYSASRGGRNLAPVSMGRRELADVILPPFEMALRLGGARSVMHSYAEIDGLPAAADEGLLTRLLRDEWGFTGTVVADYFAVRFLQTLHRVAADGVEAARLALRAGIDVELPTVDAFGPPLVEAVRAGAVDEALVDRALRRVLAQKAELGLLDEGWRPLPDGVDGLRLDDAGAQEVALRLARESVVLLRNDGGLLPLDAGRRVALVGPVADDPMAMLGCYTFPSHVGVRHPEHGLGVELPSLREALGRLVPGLTHAPGCAVTGDDTAGFAAAVAAAAAADVCVLAVGDRSGMFGRGTSGEGCDATDLRLPGVQPELVRAVLATGTPVVLVLLAGRPYALGPEVDAAAAVVQAFFPGQRGGQAIAEVLTGAVNPSGRLPVGVPRDAGALPSTYLNPPLGRRSEVSSVDPTPAFPFGHGLSYTTFEWSDAGVRGVDDVPTADAGGGDRLDWAVDGEVEVDVTVRNTGDRAGVEVVQLYLHDPVAQTTRPVVRLVGYARVPLAPGESARVTFGVPADVTSFTGTHGRRVVEPGDVELRLGRSSGEFAAALPLRLVGAERAVGHHRRLVSTARVAPAAVPQSA; this is encoded by the coding sequence ATGAACAGTCAGCTGCCCGTGCACGACGCGGAGGCGTCCCCGGACGCCGCGCGGTGGCGCGACCCGCGGCTGAGCCCGACCGAGCGCGCCGACGCCCTGCTGCCGCTGATGTCGCTGGAGGAGAAGGTCGCCCAACTGGTCGGGGTGTGGGTCGGCGCCGACGCCTCCGGCGAGGGGGTCGCGCCGCACCAGGCCGACATGGTCGACGGCGAGCTGCGGTGGGACGACGTCATCCGGCACGGGCTCGGCCAGCTGACCCGGCCGTTCGGCACCGCGCCGGTCGACCCCGTGGCCGGCGCGCGCTCGCTGGCCGCGTCCCAGGCCGAGATCGCGGCGGCGAGCCGGTTCGGCATCCCCGCGCAGGTGCACGAGGAGTGCCTCACCGGCTTCGCCGCCTGGCGCGCGACCGTGTACCCGACGCCCCTGGGCTGGGGCGCGTCCTTCGACCCCGAGCTGGTCGAGCAGATGGCCGGCCACATCGGCCGGTCGATGCGGGCGGCCGGGGTCCACCAGGGGCTCGCGCCGGTGCTCGACGTCACCCGCGACTACCGGTGGGGCCGCACCGAGGAGACCATCGGCGAAGACCCGTACCTGGTCGGGACGACCGGCGCGGCCTACGTGCGCGGCCTGGAGGCCGCCGGCATCGTCGCCACCCTCAAGCACTTCGCGGGCTACTCGGCCTCGCGCGGCGGACGCAACCTGGCCCCGGTGTCGATGGGTCGCCGGGAGCTGGCCGACGTGATCCTGCCGCCGTTCGAGATGGCGCTGCGCCTCGGCGGCGCCCGTTCGGTGATGCACTCCTACGCCGAGATCGACGGCCTGCCCGCCGCCGCCGACGAGGGCCTGCTGACCCGGCTGCTGCGCGACGAGTGGGGCTTCACCGGCACGGTGGTCGCCGACTACTTCGCGGTACGCTTCCTCCAGACGCTGCACCGGGTCGCCGCCGACGGCGTCGAGGCGGCGCGGCTGGCCCTGCGCGCCGGGATCGACGTGGAGCTGCCCACCGTGGACGCGTTCGGTCCCCCGCTGGTCGAGGCGGTCCGGGCCGGCGCGGTCGACGAGGCGCTCGTCGACCGGGCGCTGCGCCGGGTGCTGGCGCAGAAGGCCGAGCTGGGCCTGCTCGACGAGGGCTGGCGGCCGCTGCCCGACGGCGTCGACGGGCTGCGCCTCGACGACGCGGGCGCGCAGGAGGTGGCCCTGCGCCTGGCCCGCGAGTCCGTGGTGCTGCTGCGCAACGACGGCGGGCTGCTGCCGCTGGACGCCGGCCGCCGCGTCGCCCTCGTCGGCCCGGTCGCCGACGACCCGATGGCGATGCTCGGCTGCTACACGTTCCCCTCCCACGTGGGGGTGCGCCACCCCGAGCACGGGCTCGGCGTGGAGCTGCCCTCCCTGCGCGAGGCCCTCGGCCGCCTGGTGCCGGGGCTCACCCACGCCCCCGGGTGCGCGGTCACCGGCGACGACACCGCCGGCTTCGCCGCGGCCGTGGCGGCGGCCGCCGCGGCCGACGTGTGTGTGCTCGCCGTCGGCGACCGCTCCGGGATGTTCGGCCGGGGCACGTCCGGCGAGGGCTGCGACGCCACCGACCTGCGGCTGCCCGGGGTGCAGCCCGAGCTGGTCCGGGCGGTGCTCGCCACGGGCACGCCCGTGGTGCTGGTGCTGCTGGCCGGGCGGCCCTACGCGCTCGGGCCCGAGGTCGACGCCGCCGCGGCCGTCGTGCAGGCGTTCTTCCCCGGCCAGCGCGGCGGGCAGGCCATCGCCGAGGTGCTCACCGGCGCGGTGAACCCGTCCGGGCGGCTGCCCGTCGGCGTGCCCCGGGACGCCGGCGCCCTGCCGTCGACCTATCTCAACCCGCCGCTGGGCCGCCGGTCGGAGGTGTCGTCGGTCGACCCCACCCCGGCGTTCCCGTTCGGCCACGGGTTGAGCTACACGACGTTCGAGTGGAGCGACGCGGGCGTACGCGGGGTCGACGACGTCCCCACCGCCGACGCCGGCGGCGGCGACCGCCTCGACTGGGCGGTCGACGGCGAGGTCGAGGTCGACGTCACGGTCCGCAACACCGGCGACCGGGCCGGCGTCGAGGTCGTCCAGCTCTACCTGCACGACCCGGTCGCGCAGACCACCCGGCCGGTGGTCCGCCTGGTCGGCTACGCCCGCGTCCCGCTCGCGCCGGGCGAGAGCGCCCGGGTGACGTTCGGCGTGCCCGCCGACGTCACGTCGTTCACCGGCACGCACGGCCGGCGCGTCGTCGAGCCCGGCGACGTGGAGCTGCGGCTGGGCCGCTCCAGCGGCGAGTTCGCCGCCGCCCTCCCGCTGCGCCTCGTCGGCGCCGAACGCGCCGTCGGCCACCACCGCCGGCTGGTGTCGACGGCGCGGGTCGCCCCGGCCGCCGTCCCGCAGTCCGCCTAG
- a CDS encoding ABC transporter permease translates to MTVPDTLDPPPVPPTRDAPAPAGRPAPRRRGRRRTWRQALRKDWQLYSLAVAPLLFFLVFRYLPMAGNVIAFRKFSPGGSLFGETWVGLRYIRLFLADPTFWDVFTNTLVLGTLTLLFCFPLPIVLALLLNEVRARRLKRFVQSVSYLPHFLSIVIVAAMVMQLTSMDGTVNQIVRGLGGEAVPFLQRPEWFRTIYVSSEVWQTVGWGTILYLAALTTIDENLYEAARIDGANRWRQTWHVTLPGIRPTMVTLLILNIGTFMAVGFEKILLLYNPLTYPTGDVISTYLYRMGFESSNFSYAAAIGLFEAVIGLTLVLSANAISKRTVGTSLW, encoded by the coding sequence ATGACCGTCCCCGACACCCTCGATCCCCCGCCGGTGCCCCCGACGCGGGACGCCCCCGCGCCGGCGGGCCGCCCCGCGCCGCGCCGCCGGGGTCGACGCCGCACCTGGCGGCAGGCGCTGCGCAAGGACTGGCAGCTCTATTCCCTCGCCGTGGCGCCGCTGCTGTTCTTCCTGGTCTTCCGCTACCTGCCGATGGCCGGCAACGTGATCGCCTTCCGGAAGTTCTCCCCCGGCGGCAGCCTGTTCGGCGAGACCTGGGTGGGCCTGCGCTACATACGCCTGTTCCTGGCCGACCCGACCTTCTGGGACGTGTTCACCAACACCCTCGTGCTGGGGACGCTGACCCTGCTGTTCTGCTTCCCGCTGCCGATCGTGCTGGCGCTGCTGCTCAACGAGGTCCGGGCCCGCCGGCTCAAGCGGTTCGTGCAGTCGGTGTCCTACCTGCCGCACTTCCTGTCCATCGTGATCGTGGCCGCCATGGTCATGCAGCTGACGTCGATGGACGGGACGGTCAACCAGATCGTGCGCGGCCTCGGCGGCGAGGCGGTGCCGTTCCTGCAACGGCCGGAGTGGTTCCGCACGATCTACGTCTCCTCCGAGGTCTGGCAGACCGTCGGCTGGGGCACCATCCTCTACCTCGCCGCGCTCACCACCATCGACGAGAATCTCTACGAGGCGGCCCGCATCGACGGGGCGAACCGGTGGCGGCAGACCTGGCACGTGACGCTGCCCGGCATCCGGCCCACGATGGTGACGCTGCTGATCCTCAACATCGGCACGTTCATGGCGGTCGGGTTCGAGAAGATCCTGCTGCTGTACAACCCGCTGACCTACCCGACCGGCGACGTGATCTCCACGTACCTCTACCGGATGGGCTTCGAGTCCAGCAACTTCAGCTACGCCGCCGCGATCGGCCTGTTCGAGGCCGTGATCGGGCTGACCCTGGTCCTGTCGGCGAACGCCATCTCCAAGCGCACGGTGGGGACGAGCCTGTGGTGA
- a CDS encoding carbohydrate ABC transporter permease yields the protein MTVEAAETGETRRVARRPKGIRPTRGYRIFQAVNAVILTGVVIVTLYPFVNIVARSLSDEAYIIAGRVNLVPRGFNLTTYKLVMSDALFWTNYRNTVVYTVVATVISIVLTTCYAYVLSKPRLKGRGALVGIAVFTMFFSGGLIPNYVLITSLGMKNTIWAVVVPNAINVFNLLVMKAFFESLPEELEEAAAVDGLNTYGTLLRIVLPLSKAIIATMVLFYAVSFWNSWFTAFLYLDQQEMFPVTVYLRNLIAGATGAQSAGGVAESDAVQAAATLQAVTIVLTTLPILAVYPFIQRYFVSGVMLGAVKG from the coding sequence GTGACCGTGGAAGCCGCCGAGACCGGCGAGACCCGGCGGGTGGCCCGCCGGCCGAAGGGGATCCGCCCCACCCGGGGCTACCGGATCTTCCAGGCGGTCAACGCCGTCATCCTCACCGGCGTCGTGATCGTGACGCTGTACCCGTTCGTCAACATCGTGGCCCGCTCGCTCAGCGACGAGGCGTACATCATCGCCGGGCGGGTGAACCTCGTCCCGCGCGGGTTCAACCTGACGACGTACAAGCTGGTGATGTCCGACGCGTTGTTCTGGACGAACTACCGCAACACGGTGGTCTACACGGTGGTCGCCACGGTCATCTCCATCGTGCTGACCACCTGCTACGCGTACGTGCTGTCGAAGCCGCGGCTCAAGGGGCGCGGGGCGCTGGTCGGCATCGCCGTGTTCACCATGTTCTTCTCCGGCGGGCTCATCCCCAACTACGTGCTGATCACCAGCCTGGGCATGAAGAACACCATCTGGGCCGTGGTCGTGCCCAACGCCATCAACGTGTTCAACCTGCTGGTGATGAAGGCGTTCTTCGAGAGCCTGCCGGAGGAACTGGAGGAGGCCGCCGCCGTCGACGGGCTGAACACGTACGGGACGCTGCTGCGGATCGTGCTGCCGCTGTCCAAGGCCATCATCGCCACGATGGTGCTGTTCTACGCCGTGTCGTTCTGGAACTCCTGGTTCACCGCGTTCCTCTACCTGGACCAGCAGGAGATGTTCCCGGTGACCGTCTACCTGCGCAACCTCATCGCGGGGGCCACCGGCGCCCAGTCGGCCGGCGGCGTGGCCGAGTCCGACGCCGTCCAGGCCGCCGCGACGTTGCAGGCGGTGACCATCGTGCTCACCACCCTGCCCATCCTGGCGGTCTACCCCTTCATCCAGCGCTACTTCGTGTCGGGCGTGATGCTCGGCGCGGTCAAGGGGTAG
- a CDS encoding ABC transporter substrate-binding protein → MLHRTWRRAAIAAASLLTLTLVACSSEEAGDAKDLSGNRAGAMADYGVGTQFTATEPLSFSILYNNHPNYPLKNEWLFWSELTKRTNVKLEPVAVPLSDYEQKRSLLIGAGDAPLIIPKTYHPAENQFVSSGAILPVSDYLDLMPNLKDKIDKWGLKPEIDTLRQSDGKFYLLPGLHEKPWQEYTVAVRTDILDELKQPVPKTWDELYTVLKAMKAKYPDSYPYSDRWSKPNPAGALLRIAGNSWGTQAGWSFQHNTWDPAAGKFVYTGATEQYKQMVQYLNKLVTEGLLDPESFTQSDEAARQKLANGKSFVITSNAQTLVNDYRPDLAKTLPNAKLVNIPLPVGPAGEINPASRLENGVMISKKARDSKNFVAMMQFLDWLYYSDAGQEFAKWGIEGTTFVRDAAGKRMPAPDVDMIGLNPKGTKHLQKDFGFANGVFAYGGKLDLVQSFFSPEELEFQKVMNTRKPIEVPPPAPLTDAEREQVSLWETPLKDYVTQNTLKFILGQRPLTEWDAYVGELKARNSDKYIDVVNKAYERFKKDNG, encoded by the coding sequence GTGCTCCACAGAACGTGGCGGCGCGCGGCCATAGCCGCGGCCAGTCTGCTCACCCTCACCCTCGTCGCCTGCTCCTCCGAGGAGGCCGGCGACGCCAAGGACCTGTCCGGCAACCGGGCCGGCGCCATGGCGGACTACGGCGTCGGGACCCAGTTCACGGCCACCGAGCCGCTCTCCTTCTCCATCCTCTACAACAACCACCCGAACTACCCCCTGAAGAACGAGTGGCTGTTCTGGTCGGAGCTGACCAAGCGGACGAACGTCAAGCTCGAACCGGTCGCCGTGCCGCTGAGTGACTACGAGCAGAAGCGCAGCCTGCTCATCGGCGCCGGCGACGCCCCGCTGATCATCCCGAAGACCTACCACCCGGCGGAGAACCAGTTCGTCTCGTCCGGCGCGATCCTGCCGGTCAGCGACTACCTGGACCTGATGCCGAACCTCAAAGACAAGATCGACAAGTGGGGGCTGAAGCCGGAGATCGACACGCTGCGCCAGTCCGACGGCAAGTTCTACCTGCTGCCGGGCCTGCACGAGAAGCCCTGGCAGGAATACACGGTCGCGGTCCGCACCGACATCCTCGACGAGCTCAAGCAGCCGGTCCCGAAGACCTGGGACGAGCTCTACACGGTGCTCAAGGCGATGAAGGCGAAGTACCCGGACTCGTACCCGTACTCGGACCGGTGGAGCAAGCCCAACCCCGCCGGCGCGCTGCTGCGGATCGCCGGCAACTCGTGGGGCACCCAGGCCGGCTGGTCGTTCCAGCACAACACCTGGGACCCGGCCGCCGGGAAGTTCGTCTACACCGGGGCCACCGAGCAGTACAAGCAGATGGTCCAGTACCTCAACAAGCTGGTCACCGAGGGGCTGCTCGACCCGGAGAGCTTCACCCAGAGCGACGAGGCCGCCCGGCAGAAGCTGGCCAACGGCAAGTCCTTCGTCATCACCAGCAACGCGCAGACCCTGGTCAACGACTACCGGCCGGACCTGGCCAAGACCCTGCCCAACGCGAAGCTGGTCAACATCCCGCTGCCGGTCGGCCCGGCCGGTGAGATCAACCCCGCCTCCCGGCTGGAGAACGGCGTGATGATCTCCAAGAAGGCCCGGGACAGCAAGAACTTCGTGGCGATGATGCAGTTCCTCGACTGGCTCTACTACTCCGACGCCGGCCAGGAGTTCGCCAAGTGGGGCATCGAGGGCACCACGTTCGTCAGGGACGCCGCCGGCAAGCGGATGCCCGCCCCCGACGTCGACATGATCGGGCTCAACCCCAAGGGCACCAAGCACCTGCAGAAGGACTTCGGCTTCGCCAACGGGGTCTTCGCCTACGGCGGCAAGCTCGACCTGGTGCAGTCCTTCTTCTCCCCCGAGGAGCTGGAGTTCCAGAAGGTGATGAACACCCGAAAGCCGATCGAGGTGCCGCCGCCGGCCCCGCTCACCGACGCCGAGCGCGAGCAGGTGTCGCTGTGGGAGACGCCGCTGAAGGACTACGTCACCCAGAACACGCTCAAGTTCATCCTCGGCCAGCGGCCGCTGACCGAGTGGGACGCCTACGTCGGTGAGCTGAAGGCCCGCAACTCCGACAAGTACATCGACGTGGTCAACAAGGCGTACGAGCGGTTCAAGAAGGACAACGGCTGA
- a CDS encoding GH39 family glycosyl hydrolase, whose translation MRIHVPERPTGRLTDAWRACVGTGRFELALRRDYQDSLALVQRDIGFRHIRGHGLLSDGVGVHRPYEHAGSRRVRHSFTYVDQVVDAYLELGIRPFVELGFMPSGLASGDQTVFWWQGNVTPPASWTEWADLVRATVAHLVDRYGLDEVRGWPIEVWNEPNLTAFWQDADRDAYHRLYEVSAHAVKEVDASLQVGGPAISPGSDEWLVPFAEFVAARDVPCDFVSRHAYTSGPAQHVPFGTHQTLAPAEHLLEQFAAPRRLLAGTALADLPVHITEFNSSYRPDNPIHDTAFHAAYLAPVVAAGGDLVDSFSYWTFSDMFEEAGIPTALLHGGFGLLTHRQLKKPTYHLYAFLARMGDAVLARGADHLVTRDADGRVTVLAWAPVDVTGRAPVPERHTLALSVPLDAPGATSAYLARSSVSEEAGNVQAAWAEMGRPRSPRPRQLDALREAAEPARSHRSLPVVGGRVEVDLTLARHEVTLVEIDAVRDETPPWWDDDRLLGLPGRGVGGHDGDGRRGGVPAGGEGRP comes from the coding sequence ATGCGGATCCACGTACCCGAGCGGCCCACGGGCCGGCTGACCGACGCCTGGCGGGCCTGCGTCGGCACCGGCCGGTTCGAGCTGGCGCTGCGGCGCGACTACCAGGACTCGCTGGCGCTCGTCCAGCGGGACATCGGCTTCCGGCACATCCGGGGGCACGGCCTGCTCAGCGACGGCGTCGGCGTGCACCGCCCCTACGAGCACGCGGGTTCGCGGCGCGTGCGGCACTCGTTCACGTACGTCGACCAGGTCGTCGACGCGTATCTGGAGCTGGGGATCCGGCCCTTCGTGGAGCTCGGCTTCATGCCCTCGGGCCTGGCCTCCGGCGACCAGACGGTGTTCTGGTGGCAGGGCAACGTCACCCCGCCGGCGTCCTGGACGGAGTGGGCGGACCTGGTCCGGGCCACGGTCGCGCACCTGGTCGACCGGTACGGCCTCGACGAGGTGCGCGGCTGGCCCATCGAGGTGTGGAACGAGCCGAACCTGACGGCCTTCTGGCAGGATGCGGACCGCGACGCCTACCACCGGCTGTACGAGGTGTCGGCGCACGCCGTGAAGGAGGTCGACGCGTCCCTCCAGGTCGGGGGGCCGGCCATCTCCCCCGGCTCCGACGAGTGGCTGGTGCCCTTCGCCGAGTTCGTCGCCGCGCGCGACGTCCCGTGCGACTTCGTCAGCCGGCACGCCTACACCTCCGGCCCGGCGCAGCACGTGCCGTTCGGCACCCACCAGACCCTCGCCCCGGCGGAACACCTGCTGGAGCAGTTCGCCGCGCCGCGCCGGCTGCTCGCCGGCACCGCCCTGGCGGACCTGCCCGTGCACATCACCGAGTTCAACTCCTCCTACCGGCCCGACAACCCGATCCACGACACCGCGTTCCACGCCGCCTACCTCGCCCCCGTGGTGGCCGCCGGCGGCGACCTGGTCGACTCCTTCTCGTACTGGACGTTCAGCGACATGTTCGAGGAGGCGGGGATCCCGACGGCGCTGTTGCACGGCGGCTTCGGCCTGCTCACCCACCGGCAGCTCAAGAAGCCCACCTACCACCTGTACGCGTTCCTGGCCCGGATGGGCGACGCGGTGCTGGCGCGCGGGGCGGACCACCTGGTCACCCGCGACGCCGACGGCCGGGTCACGGTGCTGGCGTGGGCGCCGGTGGACGTCACCGGCCGCGCGCCGGTGCCCGAGCGGCACACGCTGGCGCTGTCGGTGCCGCTGGACGCGCCCGGGGCGACGTCGGCGTACCTGGCGCGCTCGTCGGTGAGCGAGGAGGCGGGCAACGTCCAGGCGGCCTGGGCCGAGATGGGCCGGCCCCGGTCCCCGCGGCCGCGCCAGCTCGACGCGCTGCGGGAGGCCGCCGAGCCGGCCCGCAGCCACCGGAGCCTGCCGGTGGTGGGCGGCCGGGTGGAGGTCGACCTCACCCTCGCCCGGCACGAGGTGACCCTGGTCGAGATCGACGCGGTGCGCGACGAGACCCCTCCGTGGTGGGACGACGACCGGCTGCTCGGCCTGCCCGGCCGCGGCGTCGGCGGCCACGACGGCGACGGGCGACGCGGCGGCGTCCCGGCCGGCGGGGAAGGGCGGCCGTGA